The Planctomicrobium piriforme DNA window ACACCTCGTGTGCATCGCTTGATTCTGGCCTCATTTCGATCCCCTGGCTGATGCAGGTGTCGAGTTCCCGTTTCTTCGGACACCCGTGGCATTGCCACCATTCCAGTGCGGCGTCGCGGTTCCAGTCGCCTGCGTCCTGGCATTCCATCAACGCATCCCGCAAGGCGAGGACGTTGGCGAAACGATCGTCAGGCGATTTCTCCAGACAACGCAGAATGATGCTTTCCAGATCGGCCGGAACATCGGCTCGCAACGTGGAAGGCCGTTCGGCGATGTCTTGAACGTGCGCCAGCACCAGCTTGATCGGCCGTGTTTCATTAAACGGCGGGCGGCCGGTCAGCAGGAAGTAGGCGACGCAGCCGAGAGCGTAAATATCGCTCCGGGCATCAACATCGTCTCCCCGAGCCTGTTCTGGCGACATGTACAGCGGCGAGCCGGTGACCATGCCATCCTGCGTCAGGTGCAGATCGTTCTCCTGATGCACTGATCGCACGAGGCCGAAGTCGAGCAGCTTGGCGACGTCGTAAGCGCCTCCCCGCTTCGCGGCAAAAATGTTCGCCGGCTTGATATCCCGATGCACCATTCCGTGTGCGTGGGCTTCCGCCAGCGCATCGCAGGTCTGGGCGAGCAAGTGAATGATTCGTGACGCCGGCAGCGGCCCGTGCATGTCGACGATCTGGTCGAGGCTCATGCCTGGCAGGTATTCCATCACATAGTAGAACGTGCCGTCATCGGTTCGGCCGAAGTCGTAGATCTCGACGGTATTCCAGTGCGTGAGTTTGGCCGTCGACTGCACTTCCTGCTCGAACCGCGCCAGCGTGGCAGGGTCGCCCGCTTTCTCTGGCCGGATGAGCTTGATCGCACACGGCCGTTTGAGCATCAGATGCTCGGCCAGATACACCTCACCCATGCCGCCGCGACCGAGCAGCCGTTTCAGCTTGTACTGCCCCAGTTGCTGGGCCTCGAATGCCTGAGTCCGCAATGTCCGAATCAAACGCACGCCTGAGATGGCCACCGCTGTGCCGAAGGCCATCGCCATCACCGTCTCCAGAAAGACGTGATGGAAGTCGCTCGTGTTCTCGATCAGGTCGGCCACTTTCTCCGACGATCCCCAGGCGACCAAAATGGTCAGCAACGGGCACACCGCCATGATCGTCATGATCACCGCAGCCCGACGCCAGTTGTTCGGGATGAACAGTGCGTAGGTGAAGATCAGAATCAGCCAGGGGGGAGTCAGCGGGACGAGATACCCCTGCCCCGCCGTGTACAGCAGCGTCGTGTATCCGAACGTCACGAACAGCACCGCTGACGACCCGAAGACGAGGTATTCAACGCCCCGCAAATGCCCGAGGAAGTAGTGGCATTTGCTGCACAGCCGCCAGGCGACCAGTCCCATGATCGCGGTCACGCCTGCCAGCATGACGATGTAGAACGAGTTGCCTTCCATGAAGTTTTTGGAAGGGGCGACGAAGGCCTTGATCAGGAAGGCGAGGTACCCGCAGAACAGGATCAATGACGCTTGCCGCAGGCGGTCGCGGAGGATGTTATTGGTTTCGTGGCTGAAGTCGGCTTCGCTGCCGGCCACCACCGCCACAGGCTTGTGGCCGGCGTTGTGGGCTGCGCGCTCGTTCCCTGCCGCAGGAACCACTACGGTTTGCCCCAGGTCGCTCTCGGTCGAATTCGCTGTCGCCATATTCTGGTCGCTTCGTTCTTGGCTCTGCCTATCATAGACAGACTCTTCCAGAGCGTCACTCGCACGGCAAGCCGCTGCCTGCCGTGAGAATGCGATTCGCATCTGCAATAATAATTGCAACACC harbors:
- a CDS encoding serine/threonine-protein kinase; translated protein: MATANSTESDLGQTVVVPAAGNERAAHNAGHKPVAVVAGSEADFSHETNNILRDRLRQASLILFCGYLAFLIKAFVAPSKNFMEGNSFYIVMLAGVTAIMGLVAWRLCSKCHYFLGHLRGVEYLVFGSSAVLFVTFGYTTLLYTAGQGYLVPLTPPWLILIFTYALFIPNNWRRAAVIMTIMAVCPLLTILVAWGSSEKVADLIENTSDFHHVFLETVMAMAFGTAVAISGVRLIRTLRTQAFEAQQLGQYKLKRLLGRGGMGEVYLAEHLMLKRPCAIKLIRPEKAGDPATLARFEQEVQSTAKLTHWNTVEIYDFGRTDDGTFYYVMEYLPGMSLDQIVDMHGPLPASRIIHLLAQTCDALAEAHAHGMVHRDIKPANIFAAKRGGAYDVAKLLDFGLVRSVHQENDLHLTQDGMVTGSPLYMSPEQARGDDVDARSDIYALGCVAYFLLTGRPPFNETRPIKLVLAHVQDIAERPSTLRADVPADLESIILRCLEKSPDDRFANVLALRDALMECQDAGDWNRDAALEWWQCHGCPKKRELDTCISQGIEMRPESSDAHEVSSAELMKA